The Melitaea cinxia chromosome 9, ilMelCinx1.1, whole genome shotgun sequence DNA segment tcgatataattgaagtcggtttttcttcctTTGCCcgcaaacacgattatttttCATCATATAATTGGATTAGTTTATAGGAAAACCGAGTATGATTCTttccattttattaatttctatcgTATGATTTCTCTGcatatgtcatattttttttctgtagcaTACTGATACATCATCTTCGGGctcttttatttgataatagttGTATACAATCTATTTCAgataattttaacttaattgaGTCATAATCGAAATTATTACAACAATACTTATAACTCGGTTTGTATCATCCGATGCACTTTTCGGATCGTAGTGAAATGGGACTAAAACCCAAAAAGGTGGGCGATGTTTATACGTTGATACTGATACTGGTGCTAACTAACAGTCAAAcctaataatgaaaaataagtcCAAGTGTTATTACTAAACAAAATTAGTACAACCCTTCTACTCCAATTCATTTACTGTTAATGCTGTCCGTCTGTGGAactctcttccgctttcaataaaacaagctccAACGCAAGCTTGCTTCAAGCAACGCCTTAAAAAATAACTGTCGcgatttgtagtttactttatgtgtatatatatgtatatatttttatatgtgtatgtatatatgtgtgtatatgtatattatatactaaaatatttacttatttatatgtttttttaataattatgtaagtctaagtattgatttttcctccttattgttgcacacttctaaccgctgctactgtatcgtgtccagtacccaaaggttatctggaagaaatcgctatttagcgatcttgtattgtatctttcttcaTACGAGTATGTGTCTATATTTCGGTGTACCTTaagaataaacatttaaaataaataaataaaataaatgcaatattTGACGACAAAATATGATAGGCATAAAATCATATATGCATCTATATGTCAGGTTCAAATCGTTACCATTACTTAGATCACAAATACCATCACTATTCCATAACAAATTTGGTAGGTTATAAAGTCCCCTATATATTAagacattataaaaaaagttatatgagATAAATTCACGTCGTTGTACTCGTTTTATAAACCTATCAAAATCTATTATGTCAGCAAATATTCATGTTGTCAGATCTTATTAGTGATGCTTGCGtacattaaatatgtatttccaTCGTAAAATTCAGTCTCATGCGTGATATCACATTGTAAGCTTGTGTCTTTAACTAATcgttaagattattattataaaagattaaCGTCACAAGTACACGTTAATTATTCCTGTAAGtagttatttatacatataaaaattagacTAGTGTTGTTCGTAGTCTACATTACAAATAAGTTAAGTAGGTATACTTATAAGTTAAGTATATCTACTCGTAGTTGTAAACGTGTTTTTTCtgcttttgtatattttttttcttattattcttAAGTTGTATGACGTAAATTTTATACGAGGAttaacgtattttatgaactgaatatgttataaaaacatTCAATATTCAAGAGTGTTTTGttacggttttattttaatattttattctgccATAGCCCCGTATATGAAAAGGTGGTAATGAAGTAGGTAGATTGGTAAGGACcccgatattttattttttcgttttcgcaAGTCTTCGGCCATGCACCTCCCCTACTTTATACTGGAATTGATTTATTTACGAGGGTTCGCagaaattgattttaaagtttaaattaacatATTCATTGCTTTGAAAAATTGAATTTTGAGTGGAATTACTTTTGATTCTTTTACTTTATACGTTTATCTTTTAAGGATATCCAAACGTGCGATATCTTTTTGATCCGTAGTTTTTTCTATAGGAAACACCATTTTGTTGCTTTGGATGTCATAAATGCATAAAGTACCTAAAGTCCGTGGTAATCATGATTTCCTTTGCAGATTAATCATGAAAATGAAGATAAAAGGCTTGAATCGTGCTTTAATAGCGACAAGTTTGCTGGGCATTTTGGTATCAACGTATGCTCTATATGTAGAGATGGCGGCGGAGATGGAACCGGGATACAAAGCTTTGTGCGATATATCCGAACACGCAAGCTGTACTAGAGTGTTAACATCTAAGTAAGTATAAAAcacatgtattatttatgaacaaaatgtaatttttgtattgtttgcCGTAAACGAAAATTATGAGGAATATAGTTTACTCCGTAAGAAACGATATAAAGCCCTATGTATGAACCATATAGGGAGTAAAATAGTGTGAAACAACTGATGCTGACGTTCAGCGATGATTAACAGCCGTTTTAGCTGTAGGGTAAATTCGGATACTTGCCGCGGATGGATACATAGTTTCAAAGGCACTATGTTAGGCTTGTTGTTAGTGTTAGCGCTTTATCATAAACGAAAGTTTCCCCCAGCAGACCTTGGTGGCACAAAAGACATTGGAGTTGGCTTTCGAGTTttgtcctattttttttttatttagggaCTTTTAGAATTTAGTAAGTACAAGTCATATCCATCGTAACCTTATTTTTATCTCTTAGGCTTATCCCTTAGGCTTATGAGCTTGAATATTATCATGGCTTCATCAGAAGTTAGCTTTGTCCTTATGAACAAACAACTTTAACGAGCAGTGAAATTATATTGGTGAGTGATCTCTGttgcttatttttattactgactagctgcctggacagacttcgttctgtccaAAATTTAGTTAAgttagatttataataatatagatttttttaaattttgaatttaatttttttagtgggtattaaaaccttccgtgggccttaaggatcatacaagaaaaaaattagccgaattgatcgagccattctcgagttatgcgcttagtaacATTTTTAACGTTCGTGCATCTTTAATAACAAAGCTTTTTAGAAGTAACAGTTAGTAGCTTGTTAAAAGTAGCGCAACTATACGCGCGGCTTTTACTCCATATGTtagatataggtataatatatataaggtaaACCATTTATTGAACCGACAGTACTGATACTAATAGCAAGCGTCAATTTATGTTATGGTTATAATTTGATTCACctaatagaacattttaatttttaaatatcacggtaAACTGCATTTGCGTGTCAGAGCTGACTCACACACACGTGTTTGTCTATTTTCTTtgacaaacattaaaatttactttttatttaatacaactgataaatcaataatatattttcaaattaattaattgcatACAGGTTTCAGTTGTATTATGTTTAGCGTGGTAAATACAGTCGAAGTCTTTAAGTCCCCTCCTTTCTTTGTAATCGGTTAATTAAAATGGTCTCTATAAAATATAAGCAAGATGTCaaatttatctaaattttaATCTGACTTGCTTTCTTATTTTGAAACAGTCTGTGAACTATCTGTTTAactgttttataaattactagcgacccgctccggcttcgcacgggtataaaatataattatagcctatatcattcactgaaaaaattattaaaatcgatccagtaactttgatttattcattactaccCGTGGCCCgctcgcgttaactttagagtaaaagccggccggaaccgccgcaaacgctacgtaccgcaatttttaaatctgtaatatcttcgaaaatattcatttaaatcatatgctgtaaagggacatatagatctatattaaatcaacaatgtatttaaggtatttaattagataaggattaatgttGTATTGGTTTAAAtcgttttgaaaattagccattatttgtcgtaaaaagtaaatgacaaaaaaatgttattgtgggatatccataagagatagacatacaccatagcggagttttctgtagacctttttaatgtgtacaatacttagtacattattttgataaatctcgtaggattcagcctgcgtttgcaatttaagcgaaaaaaaaaaaatttacgacataacattagaaaactcaaaaataacagtatttctccactatttaatggatgttattatacatataaacctttctcttgaatcaatctatctattaaaaaaaccgcatcaaaatccgtagcgtagttttaaagatttaagcgtacatacatgtgcagggacagagaaagcgactttattttatactatgtagtgatgatgtAAGTGATTGCAACAATTAAAAACTTGTCTTAATGCTAGGCCAATGTCCTCAACTATTCAAGACATTTAACATTAGTCCTATCCTAATTACTTTTAACTTTCACTATTGTTTTGCGGATCgtgtatttacaaattttttttcttggaaatatttaaaaataaaaccgccCCAAGTTTTTGCTTATATCCATTGTCAGTTgaagaaacaaaaaatctgCACACCTGCATTTTCTATTGTTTGAAATGTGTGATGACCATTCTTTTTTTTCGTCAGAGGAAGTTGCAGTAAATAactgtattgttttatagtttCAATAAGTGCCGCAAAATGTGAGGTATTTGgttcttaaatatattatacctaaTGCATATATACCTTATCAGTACAAATAATTCACTTCTTGACCTACATAGCATGTACCTACGCGACCGTGTTATATAGGTATGTAATATTACATTTGTTGTGATTATCTTAGcttctgattaaaaaaaaaatgtcgaaaaaccttacattttaacttaaaacattagtttttgatatgatttacCAGTAGAAGGTTTTTATCTCACAGGACTGGACACCATGCCTACAGGACCTTAGGGCCATCTTTAGAGTTTCATCTCAATAAACTTTTGGATTGACAGGCTGCGAAAAGAAATATCCAATAGATATACTTTGATCTATCGCTTACGTCATATTGTTATACGTTAGATGGATTTATCAGCAACCAGTGAAACAGATCTTTCGTCcggtaacaaaataaaataaaaatctattataattattttattttcgcgtcagcctgtaatatcccaccgctgggcataggcctctttcaccacgTAGGAGAAGGCAATTAATGAATTTGGCTTTAATGAAGGCAAATCTAAATCTTTACATTTTTTCTTCACTTTACTACATTAATCAAGAATACCTTTCCAAGATAGTCCACGCTTCGGTTGGCCAAAAGACGTTATTTTCTGGCAAAAAATATAGTCGGATggaaaaatttatacaaaaaacatattataataattgtgttacaGGTATTCGAAGGCTCTAGGTCTCGTGACTCAAGATTCACCGTTAAAAGTACCCAACTGTGTGTACGGGATTTTCTTCTATTCGGCTATAATATTTTTGAGTAAGTAgatgtaaacattttaaaacaacatcTTAATTATTCATGCTATGAAATCCGTTCCGTTGAGCTCTTTAGTTTTTTAGATGTGATAAATAATTCTTCatcaaaatttaagttatattgttttatattacttaatataaaccttaattaattttaaaaacaacgaAGACATTATGTTACACCATCATCCATCTAgtctgttattttaaattatctatgaTATTAGTAATATAgtcaacaaatttataaaacttgatTAAAATTTCATATCAGTTTTAAtcacagaaataataaattgatttaattatataaaaacaacaaaagttGCCACAATAAACCaccatgtttttattttcacgtgatattaaaataaaatatactttccttgtattttttactttatggtGACTATATAAACGACACGTTCGTCATTATAAAGTATTAACAGTTTCAATAACTTGGTACATCAAGGAAATGGGTAATAACGGACATAATCGGATCTCACAGCCACATAAAACCATTTAGAGTGACATCCGACTCTTGCATTTATGACGTAGAATATACACGTTAATTTATTGCACATTATGTAGACATTGTCAAGTATatcttaaaatgtttattatcttatttaatattcatttgaaATGATGTATTTTAGAGaaatcttaataatttaatgGGTGGTAAAATGTTCATTACCTTGAGAAATATACtggtgtatgtatgtaagttaaACCTATTTCATCAAAGGCTTGTTGCGAAACAAGCTCGGCTTTAGCTGTTAagtttaatgatatttaaacaatattgttttcagATATGTAGTCATTTTACATGTTAACGGTTTCTGTGATAACAGATTACAAAAGAGTCGATCAAATATCATATTTGGTCGAATATGTTTTCCGgatatattttagctatacaTACTTAGTAATAAATGTAGTTATTGATAAGTATTCTTAGATTGTTTATAttggatttattaaaaaaagttcgtaaactgtaaaataaagagtgaaaaataaaatttccttaCAAATCGTATATTGAGCTAGAATGTCCAATTATATACCTTcaatatgaaattatatattataccttCGATATGAAACCTAATGATATGGCCCAGAATCATGGGAACATTCCTTCAAACAAGTTCTAACGCAAGCCTAGTACCTACGTACCGTGCAATTCGCACATCATCGCAGTTCGTGCTTCGTGATTCCGGGAAAATATTGCGAAGCGGTAAGCCGCTTACTCCACGCTTATTTGGTAGCTCACGAGCTGTGAATAACTGTTATCGTAATAGCCTAACATTTGCGGGAACCTGTGGGAGCGAGATTTCAAATACACTCAGGGCTACGCCTGGAAGCTGGTTTTAGAGGAAGCTTCCTACTTTCTgatgttttgtaatatttgttgaGAACATATTAGCTTTTGTAAATACCTGTTTAATAGCAAACCCTGAGTTTAGAGTTTATTTTATGTGATGCAATAATTCGTGTTGTGATAAGTTAACTATACTTATGTACCGATATAAATTTGCTGCCGTGATTGTAAACGtgtaatcgaaaaaaaaaaatacgtcgtatcaacgttttaaattaatcttatcTGTTAAGAGGAAGCCCATAGTTTTCCTACTCGCTTATTATGATAAataggtaattttttaataaacatttagtatcacattgattatattatttgggttgtctggaacaaatggctaaatagccataagttcgcccattgtacttcacagtctgtaaatgttttttaaatgtagttgtggacgttgtagtgtacaataaagtataaataaataaataaataaatagattggAACATAGGATTGTCGATAAGATGGTAACAAAAAATTCTAACATACATTATCTGCATTTAATAACGTGTATTTTATGTTCAATTCTATTACGTAACGTTTATATGCGCTTTAATCCGTCAAATGtttaattcaaatgtaatattacgTAATCGTGAGTCAAGCTATCAGGTTATGCTAATATAAATTGTCAATTAATGCAGTTTGCAATTATTCCTGTCCCGAAAGTCGAAACCACAGCACGATTTTAAACCAATAAAACGTACactatttgaatatattatgtagtttgCGTGAGCATTTATTGCTTCACTAAATTGTTAATACCACGAAACACGGTCGTAAATGCTCGGATTATTTTGTATAGCCACCTATTGTATTTCAGTTTTGAAGGTTTTGATTAAAACGGCCCTCGGTTTATTCGACGACAATGTTTGCTTTGGTTCCCAATTACCTGCCTGTTATGATATGGCTAATGAGCAATTAttaacgtaaaatattttactgaattattaaaataatttgacaaatatatttattccgtgattgaataattttattcgaAAGATTGAGTTTCATTGTTTGCGAATAATATGCATGATGAGagatgtaaatttaattttgatattatgtggaataatattattatgccTTTAGTGTAATCAATATGGTgcatatagaatttttttataggCGAGCTTATCTAAATATTTGCTATTcacggcatttacgatcttggagctccaGGCGATAcgggatgtttttcaaaaggtagacatattaatttgctaacatataaaattgcgtcgcaatatatttatcacaatattatgtatattcaccagaatattcattgttttctaataaatagtaataatcgcagtgtaaacacgagaaggaataacaaaattgtaactcgaagtttccgactgcgcaaagtaaatgtctcctttctgggttatggtattcgcatgtataataaaatcccgcaagcaattttggaattgtataacataaatttaaagtttttattaaaaaaaaaataatggataaagcttattattcggtgcaggatagttgataaagatgagacgctgtattttatgtaataggtatataactaattttgtactaaaccagtttacatattatttttcaaatgagtgactgcggagtttcttgccgattcttctctgcagaatctacattccgaatcggtggtagctttacttttacggaaataatatatatttttttaagttttaattgtagaatgacgattcgaaggttcTCCTGGggcctgtttgaataaagctcgttttgattttgattttgatctttGCATGTATGTGAGAATTATCGTTTATGCATGTGTCCATATATTTAATACTGTTTTTTCTCTTCTTTGGTATATCTTTTGTACAATAAGGAATATTCGTATAGCTTTTTTTAAGCTGCTTAGCTGCTCTAGCCACTATAAGCGCCATGTGTTTATCTTCagtgtattaatttaaaaactccAATATGtggacattttaaataaatgtttatttgatttttttgtcaTAAGAAACACTAGTCCACGCAGACGAATTTTTAGTATCCATCACTAAACTCTATAAATTTAGATTAGAAATAATAGTGCTAGTTAATTTGTATATACTATTTAAtggtctttttttttcttgtttcagCGACTTTCGATTTCAAGTCAGTTGTAATGGTCCAGATGGTTTTATCTCTGGGGTCATTAGCAGTATGCATTTATTTAGCGTATCTCCTCATGTTTGTATTACGTGATTTTTGTGTTGTATGTGTGTCTACGTATTTTGTTAACATTATGGTTGCATATTTGTTAACTAAAAAACATAACTATTTAAcagctaaaaataaatagattcctactgtaaaaataataaaaattttgataacTTATATAACTATAGCGTCATCTATTACCGAAGTCGTGTACTATGTAATAAAACGTTTGGCGTGACATCTGTTGGTAAAGTTTGGTTATTTAATGTTTCTATTCCTCAATAGATGGCAGGTAACGTttatgctaaaaatattttttgtacacttactatttattttatatattttattagattaatttattttaagtcatgtttgtaaataaaaacatttttaagtttaCTAAAATTTAACTCAATACAAAGTAacaatgtgtattttttaaaataaatgttttttctaAGGGTTTGTATGGgtattttttttgatacaaaCTGAGTAGAAGACGTCTTTTTAttcgacttctaaaaaaggaggaggttctcaattcgactgtatttttttttatgtatgttacatcagaacttttgaccaggtagaccgatttcgacaaattttgttttaatcgaaaggttgtatGTGCCAAtaagtcccatttaaatttatttgagatctaacaactacttttcgagttatatccaataatgcgtttttacttgacgcttttttcgtcgacctacgttgtattataccgcacaactttctactggatgtaccgattttgataattctttttttgttggaaaggggatatttctagtttggtaccgtgataaggaaaccaggatctgatgatgggatcctagagaaatcgagggaaactatcgaaaatccgcaataacttactgggtttaccgattttgataatttttatataaatttacatataaattttatcgagatctgataactactttttgagtaatctttgataacgcgtagttgcttgactattttttcgtcaatctgcgttgtattacttgtcgatgtaattgaagtcggttttttttttcgtttgcgagcaaacacaattatactattACGGCCGCAGAAGTCAACctgaatttgtttttgtttgaaatgtgttgttatgttaaaaagaacgaataaataaattatgattattattacttaagatGAGCAAAGTAATGA contains these protein-coding regions:
- the LOC123656458 gene encoding vitamin K epoxide reductase complex subunit 1; amino-acid sequence: MKMKIKGLNRALIATSLLGILVSTYALYVEMAAEMEPGYKALCDISEHASCTRVLTSKYSKALGLVTQDSPLKVPNCVYGIFFYSAIIFLTTFDFKSVVMVQMVLSLGSLAVCIYLAYLLMFVLRDFCVVCVSTYFVNIMVAYLLTKKHNYLTAKNK